One genomic window of Halictus rubicundus isolate RS-2024b chromosome 12, iyHalRubi1_principal, whole genome shotgun sequence includes the following:
- the LOC143359636 gene encoding uncharacterized protein LOC143359636 isoform X3, translating to MMTMFGTLVQRLTSPVTSPTSPRRRFKSPSRWEVQSDPEDDPAAPVRKSRAKHLLDKRKSKSRARALNVQAEQITMCNNGWHDAAFPPLRGTKSLGRLDGMKEVQRLAEYERYLGQEARNLVENGSGSVGSGAVLQRGQLEGDLHRIQELFPGDNLRLHERDVLTTKMKSLIRKRSGGNTGRLTRVLSQKSLNVSSNSPAPKSPPRTFLLETPVQFTTGVQSQERHLFLFSDLLLIAKARSGGNFKLKQSVRMSELWLTAGHIEDVAETSKSQETSFVLGWPTTNVVATFMTAAARDLWWGRLTELVREESMKEPPDTNIQVVYHDSDTSTECCKTIMVGSEMTAATCVNLATRLLDLQGPFQLWARTSADEAPYPLIGHERPFAVKLSNLRHTLSADEGFDLEHCNKSGHDTCHFILRPVPKSPVKKNKSKITGLLRRSLSLNPSLFGVNLSRLDENGLPKPVLVMLQQLFAKGPFTQGIFRKSANVRIVRELRDQIETTGDPSCLEDAPIIAVAALLKDFLRSLPDPLLTSHLFPLWMDSLDTPNPIQTIKNILDRLPKANYTLLSHLICVLHHVARRSKHNLMCASNLGVCCGPSLLWSPNPSVNQSRAIPTLTEMLIRRCEVLFGEGVTQLLGEERSDSGAEESTDSLHSGGLSLDSLDLTEPPRKDHMSLSRDSGLTLSDCQLFIPESPVGSEDSAVNASSSSFDKSLAKEDKSASKSSYIRVYGGWEERINGYTATNHHSSSVVEHGFREEKSNNIGYPNPNFQRQDWLRAQLKRTPRTKLDEHDHRKERFDEKDIYGREFLRQDSMKENVENCKDIYRSSQQDICTERVSIHNSEQDLTVESSLSSGDRYEFKKERFNEFKKVKSEVYVNRESPVSQNGSYHSGSDLYEFKKVKSEIYVNKESTRAERYESENSIYGNRDRDRSSEIYGSRERNDLYPFKQAEAIDLYGDEDEEEERTWPDTPPPLPPRLRHLPPVHMNLEDRHKVAGRSRSLPPPPPYRPPPQPRASVTGRHLGYGRSVVDDESYV from the exons GTCCAGAGGCTGGCCGAATACGAGAGGTACCTGGGCCAGGAAGCGAGGAATCTGGTGGAGAACGGAAGCGGAAGCGTCGGAAGCGGCGCGGTGCTGCAACGCGGCCAACTCGAAGGCGATTTGCACCGCATCCAAGAACTATTTCCTGGAGACAACCTCCGGCTGCACGAGCGAGATGTCCTCACCACG AAAATGAAGAGCCTGATCCGCAAGAGGAGCGGCGGGAACACCGGAAGGCTGACGAGAGTGCTGTCGCAGAAATCGTTGAATGTGTCGAGCAACTCGCCGGCCCCTAAATCCCCGCCAAGGACGTTCCTCCTGGAAACACCGGTTCAGTTCACCACG GGCGTGCAGTCACAGGAGAGACACCTGTTCCTGTTCTCGGACCTGTTGCTCATAGCCAAGGCAAGAAGCGGCGGCAACTTCAAGCTGAAACAGTCCGTGAGGATGAGCGAACTCTGGCTGACCGCTGGACACATAGAGGACGTGGCCGAGACGAGCAAATCTCAGGAAACCAGCTTCGTTCTCGGCTGGCCCACCACGAACGTCGTCGCCACCTTCAT GACCGCAGCAGCCAGGGATCTCTGGTGGGGACGTCTGACCGAGCTGGTGCGAGAGGAGAGCATGAAGGAGCCGCCGGACACGAACATTCAAGTCGTGTATCACGACAGCGACACGAGCACGGAATGC TGTAAGACGATAATGGTCGGATCCGAAATGACCGCGGCGACCTGCGTGAATCTGGCCACCAGGCTGCTCGACCTCCAAGGACCTTTTCAACTATGGGCAAGGACGTCCGCGGACGAAGCACCTTATCCCCTGATCGGCCACGAGAGACCGTTCGCGGTGAAACTGTCGAATCTCCGGCACACCCTCTCCGCGGACGAAGGATTCGACCTGGAGCACTGCAACAAGAGCGGCCACGACACCTGCCACTTCATCCTGAGGCCGGTGCCGAAGTCCCCGGTCAAGAAGAACAAGTCGAAGATCACCGGACTGCTCAGGAGGTCGCTCTCGCTGAACCCCAGCCTGTTCGGCGTGAACCTGTCCAGGCTGGACGAGAACGGCCTGCCGAAACCGGTGCTGGTGATGCTGCAACAGCTGTTCGCCAAGGGCCCGTTCACCCAGGGCATCTTCCGGAAGTCCGCGAACGTCAGGATCGTTCGCGAGCTCCGCGATCAGATCGAAACGACGGGGGATCCGAGCTGTCTCGAAGACGCGCCGATCATCGCGGTCGCGGCCTTGCTCAAGGACTTCCTCAGGTCACTGCCGGACCCTCTGCTGACCTCTCACCTGTTCCCCCTGTGGATGGACAGCCTCGACACGCCAAATCCTATTCAAACTATTAAGAA TATTTTAGATAGACTGCCCAAAGCGAATTACACCCTCCTGTCGCACCTGATCTGCGTGCTGCACCACGTGGCGCGGAGGTCGAAGCACAATTTGATGTGCGCGAGCAACCTCGGGGTCTGTTGCGGGCCGAGCCTGCTCTGGTCGCCTAATCCCTCGGTGAACCAGAGCAGGGCGATACCGACGCTGACGGAGATGCTGATAAGACGATGCGAGGTTCTGTTCGGCGAGGGAGTTACGCAGCTCCTTGGGGAGGAGCGGAGTGACAGCGGAGCCGAGGAGAGCACCGATAGCCTTCACT CAGGTGGGCTTTCCCTGGACAGCCTGGACCTGACGGAACCGCCGCGAAAGGACCACATGTCTCTGTCGCGAGACTCTGGTCTGACCCTATCGGACTGCCAGCTGTTCATTCCGGAGTCGCCGGTGGGCTCCGAGGACTCGGCGGTGAACGCTTCCTCGTCGAGCTTCGACAAGTCCCTGGCGAAAGAGGACAAGTCCGCGAGCAAGAGCTCGTACATCCGCGTGTACGGCGGCTGGGAGGAGAGGATAAACGGTTACACGGCGACGAACCATCACTCGTCGAGCGTCGTCGAGCACGGTTTCCGGGAGGAGAAGAGCAACAACATCGGCTACCCGAACCCGAACTTCCAGAGGCAGGACTGGCTGAGGGCGCAGCTGAAGAGGACCCCGCGAACGAAGCTGGACGAGCACGATCACAGGAAAGAACGATTCGACGAGAAGGACATCTACGGCCGGGAGTTTCTACGGCAGGACTCGATGAAGGAGAACGTGGAGAACTGCAAGGACATTTACCGGAGCTCGCAGCAGGACATCTGCACCGAGCGAGTCTCGATTCACAATTCGGAACAGGACCTGACCGTGGAGTCCTCGCTGTCCAGCGGGGACCGATACGAGTTCAAGAAGGAGCGGTTCAACGAGTTCAAGAAGGTCAAGTCGGAGGTGTACGTGAACAGGGAGTCGCCGGTCTCGCAGAACGGAAGTTATCACTCGGGCAGCGATCTGTACGAGTTCAAGAAAGTCAAGAGCGAGATCTACGTGAACAAGGAGAGCACCAGAGCGGAGAGATACGAGTCCGAGAACAGCATCTACGGGAACAGGGACAGAGACAGGAGCAGCGAGATATACGGATCGAGAGAGAGGAACGATCTGTACCCGTTCAAGCAAGCCGAGGCGATCGATCTGTAcggcgacgaggacgaggaggaggagagaacgTGGCCGGACACGCCGCCCCCGCTGCCCCCGAGACTCAGGCATCTGCCGCCGGTGCACATGAATCTCGAGGACAGACACAAAGTGGCCGGAAGGTCAAGGTCTCTGCCGCCACCGCCTCCCTACAGACCGCCTCCGCAGCCTCGAGCCTCGGTCACTGGGAGACACCTGGGCTACGGGAGATCAGTCGTTGACGACGAGAGCTACGTTTGA